The proteins below are encoded in one region of Peptoniphilus sp. GNH:
- the cdd gene encoding cytidine deaminase, translated as MQISEMIEKAIDAKENSSYTPYSNFRVGALVEMEDGSIYTGGNIEVASYSPTNCAERTAIFKAVSDGKRKIKTVVVVGDNDYTYPCGVCRQVIREFSKAAKIIIAKNKYEYKEYTLDELLPHSFGPEDLK; from the coding sequence ATGCAGATAAGTGAAATGATTGAAAAGGCTATTGATGCAAAAGAAAATTCTTCTTATACTCCCTATTCTAATTTTAGGGTAGGAGCTTTAGTTGAGATGGAAGATGGCTCGATTTACACAGGCGGAAATATAGAGGTGGCCTCTTATTCTCCTACGAATTGTGCTGAAAGAACAGCTATTTTTAAAGCTGTAAGTGATGGAAAGAGAAAAATAAAGACAGTGGTAGTTGTTGGGGACAATGATTATACATATCCATGTGGAGTTTGTAGGCAGGTTATAAGAGAATTTTCGAAAGCAGCTAAAATTATAATAGCAAAAAATAAATATGAATATAAGGAATACACTCTAGATGAACTTTTACCACATAGTTTTGGACCGGAGGATTTAAAGTGA
- a CDS encoding diacylglycerol kinase, producing the protein MKKGGFISSFNFAIQGIISSLKTERNMKFHYLSALVVIFISLFFKISKTEFLQMTFAITLVLSLELVNTAIERSIDLFTQEYNPIAKLAKDVAAGAVLIAAVNAIFTGYLIFYDKLSNIGFWLLHRVRNSDMHMTFVALFLSVFLTFAGKLLLAKKSGGSYLQGGGVSGHSAVSFCIATIISLLSANGMITLGSFFLAVLVAESRIEGKIHRPIETFLGAIVGILVAIFIFKVVG; encoded by the coding sequence ATGAAAAAGGGAGGTTTTATATCATCATTTAACTTTGCCATTCAAGGAATAATATCTTCCTTGAAGACAGAGAGAAATATGAAATTTCACTACCTTAGCGCTCTTGTTGTTATTTTTATTTCTCTTTTTTTTAAAATATCAAAAACAGAATTTCTTCAAATGACTTTTGCGATCACATTGGTTTTGTCATTAGAGCTTGTAAACACAGCAATTGAAAGGTCGATTGACTTGTTCACCCAAGAATACAATCCCATAGCAAAACTTGCAAAGGATGTGGCTGCTGGGGCAGTTTTGATAGCTGCAGTAAATGCAATCTTTACTGGATATTTGATATTTTATGATAAATTAAGCAATATAGGATTTTGGCTACTTCATAGGGTTAGAAATTCAGATATGCACATGACATTTGTAGCTTTATTTTTATCTGTATTTTTGACCTTTGCGGGTAAATTGTTGCTTGCTAAAAAAAGTGGAGGCTCTTATTTACAAGGTGGTGGAGTTAGCGGACATTCGGCGGTAAGTTTTTGCATTGCTACTATCATTTCTTTATTATCAGCAAATGGAATGATCACTCTGGGAAGCTTTTTTCTGGCAGTTTTAGTAGCAGAAAGTAGGATTGAAGGAAAAATTCATAGACCTATTGAGACTTTTTTAGGAGCTATAGTTGGAATACTTGTGGCTATTTTTATATTTAAGGTGGTTGGATAA
- the ybeY gene encoding rRNA maturation RNase YbeY has product MIEIDYSNRQDYLDIAENTLSFVEAVVRETLEEEDIKSSAYVSISFVGDEEIKTLNRDYRNVDDVTDVLSFPIDEFFDSNTRILGDVVINVKRLMSQAEEFGHSYERELGYLTCHSILHLLGYDHIDDEDKKIMRDKEDAIMHSLDLTR; this is encoded by the coding sequence ATGATAGAGATTGATTACTCAAATAGACAAGATTATCTAGATATAGCCGAAAATACACTTTCTTTTGTAGAAGCTGTTGTAAGAGAAACATTAGAAGAAGAGGATATAAAATCTAGTGCCTATGTGTCTATATCTTTTGTTGGAGATGAAGAGATTAAAACTTTAAATCGTGATTATAGAAATGTCGATGATGTCACAGATGTCTTGTCTTTTCCGATTGATGAATTTTTTGATTCAAATACTAGAATTTTGGGTGATGTCGTTATTAATGTAAAAAGACTAATGAGCCAGGCTGAAGAATTCGGTCACTCCTATGAAAGAGAATTGGGTTATTTGACATGCCACAGTATCTTGCATTTGCTAGGATATGATCATATTGATGATGAAGATAAAAAGATAATGAGAGATAAAGAGGATGCAATCATGCATTCTTTAGATCTTACAAGGTGA
- a CDS encoding PhoH family protein has product MEKLSFDSLSLDEEVQKELFGNLDENIKLIETGFNSKIFLEKDSIEISGEESDVQMVKQTLVSLVDLIRRKAPIDKNIISYAIDIVRSKSEDNLKDLSNKTIVYTALGRPIKAKTVGQSKYVDLISKNDVVFGIGPAGTGKTYLAVAAAVNEFKSKKVNRIILTRPAVEAGESLGFLPGDLQMKVDPYLRPLYDALFEILGQETYNKYFEKGMIEIAPLAYMRGRTLDSAFIILDEAQNTTNEQMKMFLTRLGYGSKAVVTGDITQIDLPRGKASGLKNVLTILDGVDGIGVSYLGKKDIVRHPLVQRIIDAYEKFDNLNSKDKKKNIAKNKGKNRNDRD; this is encoded by the coding sequence ATAGAAAAACTGAGTTTTGATTCTTTATCCTTAGATGAAGAAGTTCAAAAAGAACTTTTTGGAAATTTAGATGAAAATATAAAGTTAATAGAAACTGGATTTAATTCTAAAATTTTTTTAGAAAAAGACAGTATAGAAATTTCAGGGGAAGAATCTGATGTTCAAATGGTTAAGCAAACCTTAGTTAGCTTAGTTGATTTGATAAGGAGAAAGGCTCCTATTGATAAAAATATAATTTCTTACGCAATAGATATAGTAAGAAGCAAGAGCGAAGACAATTTAAAAGATTTGTCAAACAAAACCATAGTTTATACAGCACTCGGAAGACCTATAAAAGCAAAAACAGTGGGTCAATCCAAGTATGTCGATTTGATATCTAAAAATGATGTTGTTTTTGGTATAGGCCCAGCAGGAACAGGAAAGACTTATCTAGCAGTTGCAGCAGCTGTAAATGAATTTAAGAGTAAAAAAGTCAATAGAATTATTTTGACTAGACCAGCTGTTGAAGCAGGTGAAAGCCTGGGATTTTTACCGGGAGATTTACAAATGAAAGTCGATCCCTACCTTAGACCACTTTATGATGCTTTATTCGAGATTTTAGGTCAAGAAACTTACAACAAATATTTCGAAAAAGGAATGATTGAAATAGCTCCACTCGCATATATGAGAGGAAGGACCTTGGATTCTGCCTTTATAATTTTGGATGAAGCTCAAAATACAACAAACGAACAAATGAAGATGTTCTTGACAAGACTTGGATATGGTTCCAAGGCCGTAGTTACAGGAGATATTACTCAAATAGATTTACCTCGAGGTAAGGCTTCTGGTCTAAAAAATGTGCTTACAATATTAGACGGAGTAGATGGAATTGGAGTATCGTATCTTGGCAAAAAAGATATTGTAAGGCATCCACTTGTTCAAAGAATTATTGATGCATATGAAAAATTCGATAATCTAAACAGTAAAGATAAAAAGAAAAACATTGCTAAAAATAAAGGAAAAAATAGAAATGATAGAGATTGA
- a CDS encoding tyrosine recombinase XerC produces the protein MIKSNLIDDFISYLQASKGLSKKTAMEYFYDIRTFLRFIYTRKVDSKIDFNEIDPDEIDEDIVKSINKRDFYAYMGYLSSSRRNSAKTRSRKASSVRSFFKFLKDILEVIEENPALDIELPKLEKSLPVYLTLQEAIMLLKSVKSYEQKPVYSSRDYAIIVLFLNTGMRLSELVGINIGDIRIDGTLRVRGKGNKERTVYLNEACKSALDDYLSLRPKIKSDALFLSSHEKRISNRAVQKLVEKYLEKSGLDPKIYSVHKLRHTAATLMYQYGNTDILALKEILGHESVSTTQIYTHVDNKSLREAVDNNPLSSFDVDKNKN, from the coding sequence ATGATAAAATCCAATTTAATTGATGATTTCATTTCATACTTACAAGCATCAAAGGGCTTGTCAAAAAAGACAGCTATGGAATATTTCTATGATATACGAACCTTTCTTCGATTTATTTATACACGCAAAGTTGACTCTAAAATTGATTTTAATGAAATTGATCCTGATGAAATAGATGAAGACATCGTAAAATCCATAAATAAACGTGATTTTTATGCTTATATGGGCTACTTAAGTAGTAGTAGAAGAAATTCAGCAAAGACTAGATCAAGGAAGGCATCATCAGTTAGAAGTTTCTTTAAATTTTTAAAAGATATTTTAGAAGTAATTGAAGAAAATCCGGCTCTGGACATAGAACTACCCAAATTGGAAAAATCCCTTCCAGTTTATTTAACTTTACAGGAAGCTATAATGCTTTTAAAATCTGTGAAAAGTTATGAACAGAAGCCAGTTTACAGCTCAAGAGACTATGCCATAATAGTTTTATTTCTAAATACAGGCATGAGACTTTCAGAGCTTGTCGGCATCAATATAGGGGACATAAGAATTGACGGGACTCTTAGAGTAAGAGGTAAGGGCAATAAGGAGAGGACAGTTTATCTAAATGAAGCCTGCAAAAGCGCCTTGGACGATTATTTAAGTTTGAGACCTAAAATCAAATCTGATGCTTTATTTTTATCATCACATGAAAAAAGAATCTCAAATAGGGCTGTCCAAAAGTTGGTTGAGAAATATTTAGAAAAATCTGGATTAGATCCAAAAATATATTCTGTGCACAAGTTAAGACATACAGCGGCCACTTTAATGTATCAATATGGAAACACAGATATTTTAGCTTTAAAGGAAATTTTGGGGCATGAAAGTGTATCTACTACGCAAATTTATACTCATGTTGACAACAAGAGTTTGAGAGAAGCTGTAGACAATAATCCTCTTAGCTCATTTGATGTTGATAAAAATAAGAATTAA
- the rny gene encoding ribonuclease Y → MESLFIILSYIICAIISIAIGFAVRKYIAEGKLKNAEELSKNIIIEAKKEAEAQKKEVLVEAKEEIHKLRSENEEDNKRRRKEINELEKRVLQREESVERKSLSLEKKEDKLTKKIEEAKLKSDQADELIEKRTNELQRVANLTSDEAKKILLSELEKEIIQESSVIIRENEMKIKDEAQKQAQNIISYAIQRCAADQVAEQTVSVVSLPNDEMKGRIIGREGRNIRAIEALTGVDLIIDDTPDAVVLSCFDPVRREVARIALEKLVQDGRIHPTRIEETVEKAEKELNVIIKEAGEQAAYDAGVYGLHPEIIKLLGRLKYRTSYGQNVLKHSVEVSQIAGILAAELGLDAKTAKRAGLLHDLGKAIDHEVNAPHVDLGVEVAKKYHESEAVINGIQAHHGDVEFNCLEAVLVQAADAISAARPGARRETIESYVQRLEKLEEIANSFDGIEKSYAVQAGREIRIIVRPEDISEAEITVTARNVVKKIEEQLDFPGQIKVNVIRETRAIEYAK, encoded by the coding sequence TTGGAATCTTTATTTATTATTTTATCTTATATTATATGTGCCATTATTAGCATTGCCATAGGCTTTGCTGTTAGAAAATATATAGCAGAGGGTAAATTAAAAAACGCTGAAGAATTATCCAAAAACATTATCATTGAAGCTAAGAAAGAAGCTGAAGCTCAAAAGAAAGAGGTTCTTGTTGAAGCAAAAGAAGAAATTCATAAGCTAAGAAGTGAAAATGAAGAAGACAATAAGAGAAGACGTAAGGAAATTAACGAATTAGAAAAACGTGTTCTTCAAAGGGAAGAGTCAGTTGAAAGGAAGTCGCTTTCTCTGGAAAAGAAAGAGGACAAACTCACAAAAAAGATAGAAGAAGCCAAACTCAAAAGTGACCAAGCAGATGAACTGATTGAAAAAAGAACAAATGAACTTCAAAGAGTTGCCAATTTAACATCTGATGAGGCTAAGAAAATTTTACTTTCAGAGCTTGAAAAAGAAATTATACAGGAATCTTCTGTAATAATTCGTGAAAATGAGATGAAGATAAAAGACGAGGCTCAGAAGCAGGCTCAGAATATAATTTCTTATGCTATTCAAAGGTGTGCAGCTGATCAAGTTGCAGAGCAAACTGTTTCTGTTGTAAGTCTTCCAAATGATGAAATGAAGGGCAGAATAATCGGTAGAGAAGGAAGAAATATAAGAGCTATTGAGGCCTTGACCGGAGTTGACCTTATAATTGACGATACGCCAGATGCAGTCGTGCTTTCGTGTTTCGACCCAGTTAGAAGAGAAGTTGCTAGGATAGCCCTTGAAAAATTGGTTCAAGATGGCAGAATTCATCCAACAAGAATTGAGGAGACTGTTGAAAAGGCTGAAAAAGAGCTAAATGTGATAATCAAAGAGGCTGGTGAACAAGCGGCTTACGATGCTGGTGTATATGGGCTTCATCCTGAAATCATAAAACTTTTAGGAAGACTTAAATATAGAACTAGTTATGGTCAAAATGTTCTAAAGCATTCTGTTGAAGTATCGCAAATTGCTGGAATCTTAGCTGCTGAATTAGGGCTAGATGCAAAGACCGCTAAAAGGGCTGGTTTGCTTCACGATTTAGGAAAAGCCATTGACCATGAAGTTAATGCTCCTCATGTTGATTTAGGCGTAGAGGTTGCAAAAAAATATCACGAAAGTGAAGCTGTTATTAATGGAATTCAAGCACATCATGGAGATGTTGAATTCAACTGTTTAGAAGCTGTACTTGTTCAAGCTGCTGATGCTATATCTGCCGCTAGACCGGGAGCTAGAAGGGAAACAATCGAGTCCTATGTTCAAAGACTAGAGAAATTGGAAGAGATAGCAAATTCCTTTGATGGTATCGAGAAATCTTATGCAGTTCAAGCTGGTCGTGAAATTAGAATAATAGTAAGGCCAGAAGATATTTCAGAAGCTGAAATTACGGTTACAGCAAGAAATGTTGTCAAAAAGATTGAAGAACAGCTTGATTTCCCGGGACAAATTAAAGTCAATGTCATCAGAGAAACAAGAGCCATTGAGTATGCAAAGTAA
- a CDS encoding ATPase translates to MNNFNEENLANVIEKMTQEINVAKGELGILEKSKEDYLNRLKEIDHKTEVLDQVQTVLRKAAEFARNQAKSNIEKMVTSFLQFIFESNIEFSIELTTQRDASAAEFYVISTYNGYSVKTKPENSRGGGVVDIISLALRLAFLQLKDPQLDGPLILDEPGKHVSEDYIFNLGEFIKINADHYKRQIIMVTHNKHLTEFGDRCLYVEANNGISLVKELSAPQVN, encoded by the coding sequence ATGAATAATTTTAATGAAGAAAATCTCGCTAATGTTATAGAAAAAATGACTCAAGAGATAAATGTAGCCAAGGGCGAGTTGGGTATCCTTGAAAAAAGTAAAGAGGACTATCTCAATAGGCTAAAGGAGATAGACCACAAGACTGAAGTTCTAGATCAAGTGCAGACAGTTTTGAGAAAAGCAGCTGAATTTGCGCGTAATCAAGCGAAATCAAATATAGAAAAGATGGTCACATCATTTTTACAATTTATTTTTGAATCCAATATTGAATTTTCTATTGAGCTTACAACACAAAGAGACGCCAGTGCAGCAGAATTTTATGTAATAAGCACATATAACGGATATAGTGTAAAAACAAAACCCGAAAACTCTCGTGGTGGGGGCGTTGTAGATATAATATCTTTAGCCTTAAGGTTGGCATTTTTACAATTAAAAGACCCCCAACTAGACGGGCCCTTGATACTAGATGAACCAGGAAAACACGTAAGCGAAGATTATATATTTAATCTCGGTGAATTTATAAAAATAAATGCAGATCATTATAAAAGGCAGATTATAATGGTAACTCACAATAAGCATCTCACAGAATTTGGTGATAGATGCCTCTATGTTGAGGCAAATAATGGCATATCTTTAGTCAAAGAACTTTCTGCACCTCAGGTCAATTGA
- a CDS encoding AAA family ATPase, translating to MNYIKKVILKNFQSHKFSEIEFDDGLNVIVGNSDSGKTAILRAIKWALYNVPDGDSFIREGEKEVSVKVIFNNGASVERLKSASKNLYILNKSDGEEMVFSGFRNTVPNEIMEASGMFKVNIYQDKETIINLAEQLDGPFLLTESPRTRAGAIGRLTGVNLIDDALRNTLIDNRSLQRDYKKIFDDIKNVEEKIKEYDYIKDKLILRDRLLEIHNKIRTKKERLEEFKNLSQKLEDCKLKKESLKNILAQYLHLDKIEKDTNELKLKILQCTNLKNIFELYSKNISKSHEQKNILLRFNSLDKVILICKSLIIAIKKIDQYHQTFINLAFIEKKLEDGKVYLKKFENLDKLTTKDKQLESLIDSLDKMNKSFSDLEVLKNLISKEKYDFESAEKEFNNRVCEYQSVLEHLKICPTCFSKIDDEVIRRIRENI from the coding sequence ATGAATTATATAAAAAAAGTAATTTTAAAAAATTTTCAATCACATAAGTTTTCTGAGATTGAATTCGATGACGGTTTAAATGTAATAGTCGGAAATTCAGATTCTGGGAAAACGGCGATTTTACGTGCAATAAAGTGGGCTCTTTATAATGTTCCGGATGGGGATTCCTTTATACGAGAAGGCGAGAAGGAAGTAAGCGTAAAAGTAATTTTCAACAATGGTGCTTCGGTAGAAAGACTCAAATCAGCATCAAAAAATCTCTACATTTTAAATAAATCTGATGGCGAAGAGATGGTATTCTCAGGGTTTAGAAATACAGTGCCAAATGAAATAATGGAAGCAAGCGGCATGTTCAAGGTCAACATTTATCAAGATAAAGAGACCATAATTAATCTTGCTGAACAATTAGATGGACCATTTTTACTAACTGAAAGTCCTAGGACAAGAGCTGGAGCAATCGGAAGATTGACTGGAGTAAATTTAATCGATGATGCTCTTAGAAATACTCTAATAGATAACAGAAGTCTACAAAGAGATTATAAGAAAATTTTTGACGACATAAAGAATGTTGAAGAAAAAATAAAAGAATATGATTATATAAAAGATAAGCTTATTTTAAGAGATCGTCTTTTGGAAATTCATAATAAAATAAGAACAAAAAAGGAAAGGCTTGAAGAATTTAAAAATTTGTCGCAAAAATTAGAAGATTGCAAACTAAAAAAAGAAAGTTTAAAGAATATACTAGCCCAATACTTACATTTGGATAAAATTGAAAAAGATACAAATGAGCTAAAGTTAAAGATTTTACAATGTACAAATCTTAAAAATATATTCGAACTTTACTCTAAAAATATATCAAAATCTCATGAACAAAAAAATATATTGTTGAGATTTAATAGCTTGGATAAAGTTATACTTATTTGTAAATCGCTAATAATTGCAATTAAAAAAATAGACCAATATCATCAAACTTTCATCAATCTTGCGTTTATTGAAAAAAAATTAGAAGATGGGAAAGTATATTTAAAAAAATTTGAAAATCTTGATAAGCTCACTACAAAAGACAAACAACTCGAAAGTTTAATAGATTCCTTGGATAAAATGAACAAAAGTTTTTCAGATTTAGAAGTCTTGAAAAATTTGATTTCAAAGGAAAAATATGATTTTGAAAGCGCAGAAAAAGAATTTAATAATAGAGTCTGCGAATATCAATCAGTGTTAGAACATTTGAAAATTTGTCCTACCTGCTTTTCTAAAATAGATGATGAAGTCATAAGAAGAATTAGGGAGAATATATAA
- a CDS encoding metallophosphoesterase gives MKFLYFTDSHIRSTNPKSRKDNFYQTLIDKFKEVGEICKREKVDFVIHGGDLFDRPDTSIAISTVFAQLIKGFGVPSYIVSGNHDIFGHNPKTIPRTMMGLLSGLGVFELINDKKIIIEKYGQKIQITGNPYDYNIDEKSQIDRYKVLDRADDIDYAIHVVHGFLLDKPFMPGVNSTLIEDILDTKADITLAGHYHLGFKTKIFDGKYFINPGAIVRTSNSQLELDRIPKVIIAELEDEIKIKEVHLKCALPGDKVLDRESMMNHRGKRARLVEFQDLVETSQNFKKFHILDLVDEILKTDIYTDEVKMETLRRIEMAQEEEANLS, from the coding sequence ATGAAGTTTCTTTACTTTACAGATAGTCATATCAGATCTACAAATCCCAAAAGCAGAAAAGACAATTTTTATCAAACACTCATAGATAAGTTTAAAGAAGTTGGTGAAATTTGCAAAAGGGAAAAAGTGGACTTTGTAATCCATGGAGGAGATCTTTTTGATAGACCTGATACATCAATAGCAATTTCTACAGTCTTTGCGCAGCTCATAAAGGGATTTGGAGTCCCTAGCTACATAGTTTCTGGAAATCATGATATTTTCGGTCATAATCCAAAGACAATTCCAAGAACAATGATGGGACTTCTATCAGGACTTGGTGTATTTGAACTAATAAATGATAAAAAGATTATTATCGAAAAGTATGGCCAAAAAATTCAAATAACTGGAAATCCTTACGATTACAACATAGATGAGAAAAGTCAAATAGATAGGTATAAGGTGCTCGATAGAGCAGATGATATAGACTATGCCATCCATGTAGTGCATGGATTTTTATTAGATAAGCCTTTTATGCCTGGGGTTAATTCAACTTTAATAGAGGATATACTAGATACCAAGGCAGACATAACCTTGGCGGGGCATTATCATTTAGGATTTAAGACTAAAATTTTTGATGGAAAATATTTTATAAATCCAGGAGCCATTGTAAGGACATCAAATTCTCAATTAGAGCTTGATAGGATTCCCAAGGTAATAATAGCCGAGCTTGAAGACGAAATAAAAATAAAGGAAGTTCATTTAAAGTGTGCATTGCCTGGCGATAAGGTTTTAGATAGAGAATCAATGATGAACCATAGAGGCAAAAGAGCTCGACTTGTTGAATTTCAAGATCTTGTGGAGACAAGCCAAAATTTTAAAAAGTTTCACATCTTGGACCTAGTCGATGAAATTTTAAAGACGGATATTTATACTGACGAAGTTAAAATGGAAACTTTGAGGAGAATTGAAATGGCGCAAGAGGAAGAAGCCAATCTATCATGA
- the recA gene encoding recombinase RecA has product MERNESLEAQKKEALEKTMAKIQKDYGKGSIMYLGEDTKMDIEAIPTGSLALDVALGIGGIPKGRIIEIYGPESSGKTTLTLHIMAEAQKLGGVAAFIDAEHALDPVYAKNLGVDVENLIISQPDTGEQALEITEALVRSGAVDIVIVDSVAALVPKAEIEGEMGDASVGLQARLMSKALRKLAGAISKSNTTVVFINQLREKIGVMYGNPETTTGGRALKFYSSVRLDIRKVDTIKEGEKFIGNKVRVKVVKNKVAPPFRQAEFDIMYGEGISKIGNIIDVAADMDIISKAGSWYSYGETRLGQGREKVKDFLNENQEMLDEISKKVIEALMPNNKKTQDGPEETV; this is encoded by the coding sequence ATGGAAAGAAATGAAAGCCTAGAAGCACAAAAAAAAGAAGCTTTGGAAAAAACCATGGCTAAAATTCAAAAAGACTATGGAAAAGGCTCCATAATGTATCTTGGAGAAGATACAAAAATGGACATAGAAGCTATACCAACTGGATCTTTAGCCCTAGATGTCGCCTTGGGCATAGGCGGAATACCAAAAGGAAGAATCATTGAAATCTACGGTCCAGAATCTTCTGGAAAGACAACTCTTACCCTGCACATAATGGCAGAAGCACAAAAACTTGGTGGAGTGGCAGCCTTTATTGATGCAGAGCATGCCCTAGATCCAGTCTATGCCAAAAATTTGGGAGTGGATGTTGAAAATCTTATAATTTCTCAGCCAGATACCGGTGAACAAGCATTGGAAATTACAGAAGCACTTGTAAGATCAGGTGCTGTAGATATAGTTATCGTTGACTCTGTTGCGGCTCTAGTTCCAAAAGCTGAAATCGAGGGTGAAATGGGAGATGCTTCTGTCGGTCTTCAAGCAAGATTGATGTCAAAAGCTCTTAGAAAACTAGCAGGAGCTATTTCAAAGTCAAATACAACAGTTGTATTTATAAATCAATTGAGAGAGAAAATCGGGGTTATGTATGGAAACCCTGAAACTACCACAGGCGGCAGAGCTTTGAAATTCTATTCATCAGTAAGACTTGATATAAGAAAAGTAGACACTATAAAAGAAGGCGAAAAGTTTATAGGAAACAAGGTTAGAGTAAAAGTTGTAAAAAATAAGGTTGCTCCTCCTTTTAGGCAAGCAGAATTTGACATAATGTATGGTGAAGGCATCTCCAAAATTGGAAATATAATTGATGTGGCAGCAGATATGGACATAATATCAAAGGCGGGATCTTGGTATTCATATGGAGAAACTAGATTGGGTCAAGGCAGAGAAAAGGTTAAAGATTTCTTAAATGAAAACCAAGAAATGCTGGATGAAATAAGCAAAAAGGTAATAGAAGCCTTAATGCCTAATAATAAAAAGACGCAAGATGGACCTGAAGAAACTGTCTAA
- a CDS encoding CinA family protein encodes MEKLVDILKEKGLKISFAESMTGGLLAADLTSYPGASNVFKESFVTYSNESKNINLNVSLETLDKKGAVSLECAYEMAKGLRAKNMCDIAISITGEAGPVASEKTVGLVYYSIYFDDKNYIVNCLHLDGDRNKIRKKAVEEIAKDILFEIGGLNGKK; translated from the coding sequence ATGGAAAAATTAGTAGATATTTTAAAAGAAAAGGGACTTAAAATTTCATTTGCAGAGTCAATGACAGGAGGACTTCTAGCGGCAGACTTAACCTCTTATCCCGGAGCATCAAATGTGTTCAAAGAATCCTTTGTAACCTACTCTAATGAGTCTAAGAACATAAATTTGAACGTAAGTTTAGAAACCTTGGATAAAAAGGGAGCTGTCAGCTTAGAGTGCGCTTATGAAATGGCTAAAGGTTTAAGAGCCAAAAACATGTGTGATATAGCAATTTCAATAACAGGTGAAGCTGGTCCAGTAGCAAGCGAAAAAACAGTTGGATTAGTATATTATTCAATTTATTTTGACGATAAGAATTATATAGTAAATTGCCTTCACCTTGATGGAGATAGAAATAAAATAAGGAAGAAAGCAGTCGAGGAGATTGCAAAAGACATATTATTTGAAATAGGAGGATTAAATGGAAAGAAATGA
- the pgsA gene encoding CDP-diacylglycerol--glycerol-3-phosphate 3-phosphatidyltransferase, with product MNLPNKLTFMRILLVPIFVIFFYLGDSFSIYSCAIFCLASFTDFLDGYLARKNNLVTNFGKFADPLADKILTNSALILLTSKGIIPAWAIIIIIAREFAVTGFRIIAASENITIAADKLGKIKTTCQMISIIALLTNLSYLYTPGLVMFYISVFFTIISGINYFHKNIEVLDLKNM from the coding sequence ATGAATTTACCAAATAAATTAACATTTATGAGAATTTTACTAGTTCCGATATTTGTAATATTTTTCTATTTAGGGGATAGCTTTAGCATATATTCTTGTGCAATTTTCTGTTTGGCATCTTTTACAGATTTTTTGGACGGATATTTGGCAAGGAAAAACAATTTGGTAACTAATTTTGGAAAATTTGCCGATCCTTTAGCAGATAAAATACTAACAAATTCAGCTTTGATATTATTGACTAGCAAAGGAATCATTCCTGCTTGGGCAATTATCATAATAATAGCAAGGGAGTTTGCGGTTACTGGATTTAGAATAATTGCAGCATCTGAAAACATAACTATCGCCGCTGATAAGCTTGGGAAAATCAAAACTACTTGCCAGATGATTTCTATAATAGCCCTTTTGACTAATTTATCCTATCTTTATACTCCAGGATTAGTAATGTTTTATATTTCTGTATTTTTTACTATTATTTCAGGGATAAATTATTTTCATAAGAATATAGAAGTCTTAGACTTAAAAAATATGTAG